The region TCTGCTGATTTGGCCTGAAGTAGTATTCACAGCGCTTGTTGTAAGACCTAAAGTTGTCGTATTTGAAGTTGTGCCTGATGACACTGTTGAGGGCACCACTGTTACTGTTTTTCCAGCCAAAGTGGTTTCTGTATTTGTGCTGGCTTGACCCGGAGTAGAGCTAGCTGGACTTGTGATCATTGGGGCTACAGTTGCAATATTGGAAGTTGAGGAGACCAGTGTTCTCGTTGTTTCAGTAATTCTGCTGGTTGGAGGTAGAGTTGAAGTGGCCTCTGTTTCAATCAATTGGGCTGGAGTGGTTTCTGTGTTTGAGCTGGTTTGACCTGGGGTGGAGTGGGCTGTATTTGTGTTCATAAGAGCTAGAGTTGATGCTTCTGAAGCTATGATGGTTACAGATGCAGGTGTGGTAACCTTTGTTGCAGTCGTTGAGCCCCGAGTGGTCTGTGTTATTGTGCTGGTTGGATTTGGAGTGGTGCTGGTGATAGTTGAGGTCATATGAGCCAGGGTGGTATTTTCTCCAGCTAAATGGGACACTGTTGTGCTTGCTGTAGCTGGAGTAGTGTCTGAATTTGTACTGGATTGACCTTGACTAACTGTGGCTGGATTTGTGGTCATTGTAGTTGTTATTTCTGAAGTAGGAATTGGAGTTGGAATTGGGGTGGCTGATGTTGCATTCATTTGAGTCAGAGTTGTGAAAAACGTTGTACTGGTTCTGCCTCCAGTTGAGGTGGTTGGAGCAAAAGTGGTGTCATCTGTGGTGTTGGGAGCAAAAGATGTGGTGATGACCGTTTTGGCTGTTGGAGCCAGAGTGGTATCTGTAATTGTAATTCTACTAGTGTTGCTCCCAATTGAACTGGTAGGAGCTGAGGTGGTCATATCTGAAGTTGTGGTGCTTGGAACTGGAACTGTGGTAACCACAGTTGTGGTCGTTGGGACCAGAGTATTGTGTATAATTGTGCTTGTTGGATCTCGAGTATTCATGGCTACAGTTGAGGTCTCACTGGCCACTTTAGTGGTTTCTGCACTATTAGTGGCTACTGCTGTAATCGCAGGAGTAAGAGCAGTGTCTGCATCTGTATATGTTCGACCTAAATTAGTTGTGGATGTACTTGTGGTAACAGGAGTCACAGTTGTTATTCCTGAAGTGGTAAGTTGTGTTATAGTGGCCACTTCTGTTGCTGGAGTGAGAGTGTTATCTGTAAGTGGAACGATTGTAGCTGGATTTGAGGTGGATGGCATTTCAATGTTTGGAGCTAGACTTGATTCTGTATTTGTGCTGGCTTGACCCATGGTGGTGGgagtttgtgttgattttgtgGTTGGAGCAAGAGTGGTTTGGATGATTGTACCAGTTGGATTTGACATGGTGCTGGCTACAGTTGAGGTCAACGGAGTCACACTAGTGTGCTTTGCAGTCATATTGGCCACTAATGAGATCAGTGGTGCTGGAGTGGTTTCTGTCTTAGTGCTGGTTTGACCTAGAGTAGTGACGGCCACACTTGTGGTTTTTGCAGCTGTGGGGGTTGGAGTTTGTGTTGTGGTGGCCACTGTTGTGGCTCCTGGAGTCAGATTGGATTCAGTAATTGTATTAATTGGGGTGAAAACTGAGTTGGGCACTGTTGATATTGGTGGAGTTGAAATTTCTGTATTTGTGCTGATTTGAACTGGAGTACTGTCAGTTACACTTGTGGTTATAGGAGCTGTAGTTGTCTTGTCTGAAGTTTTAGTGCCCGGAGCTAAAGTTGAGGGGATCACTGCCACCATTGTTTCAGCCAGAGGGGTTACTGTATTTCTGCTAATATGGACTAAAGTAGTGTTCACAgcacttgtttttgttgtatttgagGTTGTGCTGGATGACACTGTTGAGGGCACCACTGTTACTGTTTTTCCAGCCAAAGTGGTTTCTGTATTTGTGCTGGCTTGACCCGGAGTAGAGCTAGCTGGACTTGTGATCATTGGGGCTACAGTTGCAATATTGGAATTTTTTGTGGATGGAGCGGAAATTGAGGGCACCAGTGTCATTGTTGTTTCAGCCAGAGTGATTTCAGTAATTGTGTTGGTCGTAGGTGGAGTTGAAGTGGCCTCTGTTTCAGTCATTGGTGCTGGAGGGAAGGTTTCTGTATTTGAGCTGGTTTGACCTGGAGTAGAGTGGGCTGTATTTGTGTTCATAAGAGCTGAAGTAGATGCTTCTGAAGTTGTGATTGTTACAGATGCAGGTGTGGTAACCTCTGTTGCAGTCATGGGACCCCAATGGGTTTGTGTGATGGTGCCGGTTGGATTTGGAGTGGTGCTGGCTTCAGCTGAGGTCGTATGAGTCACACTGGTGGTTTCTGTAGATATGGTGGTCAATGTCTTGGTTGTTAGAGGAGTAATagtgtctgtatttgtgttggAGAGAGCCGTACTGGTTCTGCCACCAGTGGAAGTGGTTGGAGCTGACGAGGTAATATCTAAAGTTGTGATTGTTGGATCTGGATTTATTGTGACCACTGCTACAGTTTTTGGAGTggtttctgtatttgttttggTTTGACCTGAATTAGTGGTACCTGGACTTGTGGTCAGAGGAGCTACAGTTGTTTTATCTGATGTTGTGATGGCTGTAGATGGAATTGTGGTAGCTATTGTTTCATGAATTGGAGGCAAATTGGTTTGTATGTCTGTAGTTGTTTGATTTGGAGTGGTGCTGGTGATAGTTGAGGTCATATGAGCCAGGGTGGTAGTTTCTCCAGCTAAATGGGACACTGTTGTGCTTGCTGTAGCTCTAATAGAGTCGGAATGTGTGCTGGATTGACCTTGAGTAACTGTGGCTGGACTTGTGGACATTGTGGTTGTTATTTCTGATGTTGTAAGTATTGGAATTGGAGTTAAGGTGGCCATTGCTCCAGTCATTGGAGTCAGAGTTGTGGAAAGACTTACACTGGTTTTGCCTCCAATTGAAGTGGTTGGAGCAAAAGGGGTGTCATCTATTGTGGTTGGAGCAAAAGATGTGGTGACGACCATTTTGGCTGTTGGAGCCAGAGTGGTATCTGTAATTGTACTAACTGGAGTTGGAGATGAGGTGGTCACAGTTGTTATTGTTGGAGCCAGAGTGGTTTCTGTATTTGTACTGGTTTGACCTGGAGTAGTGCTAGCTGGACTTGTGATCATTGGGGCTACAGTTGCAATTGTGGAAGTTTTGGTGGATGCATCTGAAGTCGAGGGGACCAGCGTTGCTGTTATTTCAGCCAGAGTGATTTCTGTAATTGTGCTGGTTGGAGGTAGAGCTGAAGTGGCCTCTGTTTCGGTCAATGGGGGTGGAGTCGTTTCTGTATTTGAGCTGGTTGAATCAACATTCCTTGGTGCTGAAGTGAAGGTTTCTGAAGTTTTGGTGGATGCATCTGAAGTTGAGGGTACCAGTGTTGCTATTATTTCAGCCAGAGTGATTTCTGTAATTGTGCTGGTTGGAGGTAGAGCTGAAGTGGCCTCTGTTTCTGTCAGTGGGGGTGGAGTGGTTTCTGTATTTGAGCTGGTTTGACCTGGAGTAGAGTGTGCTGCATTTGTGGTCATAAGAGCTAGAGTTGTTGCGTCTGAAATTGTGATGGTTACAGGTGCAGATGTGGTAACCTCTGTTGCAGTCATTGGACTCCGAGTGGTTTGTGTT is a window of Antennarius striatus isolate MH-2024 chromosome 7, ASM4005453v1, whole genome shotgun sequence DNA encoding:
- the LOC137599464 gene encoding salivary glue protein Sgs-3-like; this encodes MATLTPIPILTTSEITTTMSTSPATVTQGQSSTHSDSIRATASTTVSHLAGETTTLAHMTSTITSTTPNQTTTDIQTNLPPIHETIATTIPSTAITTSDKTTVAPLTTSPGTTNSGATTVATTTQTPTPTAAKTTSVAVTTLAGENTTLAHMTSTITSTTPNPTSTITQTTRGSTTATKVTTPASVTIIASEASTLALMNTNTAHSTPV